The Medicago truncatula cultivar Jemalong A17 chromosome 4, MtrunA17r5.0-ANR, whole genome shotgun sequence genome includes a region encoding these proteins:
- the LOC11444628 gene encoding probable E3 ubiquitin-protein ligase ZFP1 — translation MSRNMNNFTPLPGLRRTDSRAYGAPHHTSNNPHEFNEVPVFYRSHHSSRANDERSSGAQDPLQLWEIRRTPAEHHRIPYFPLQPHRRQQTYNHNEDMRRRGYNPTRIREIFQHSPSRSTSTQQTNTRVPQSVENSKSTLLSKLRKVVYDPTPKRLARKVSLYYRGNAANDLKESVKEKTEDGMRCAICLEDFEAKEEVMLTPCNHMFHEDCIVTWLTSKGQCPVCRFVIFEGAKEKTSPFNRNDITNLEPDGVISAELLSVLRAMEEAFHLESVNY, via the exons ATGAGCCGAAACATGAACAATTTTACGCCTTTGCCAGGGCTTCGGAGAACAGATTCTAGAGCCTATGGTGCTCCTCATCACACTTCCAATAATCCTCATGAATTCAATGAAGTACCTGTGTTTTACAGATCTCATCATTCTTCTAGGGCCAAT GATGAGAGGAGTTCAGGTGCTCAAGATCCTCTCCAATTGTGGGAAATCAGAAGAACTCCTGCAGAACATCACAGGATACCATA TTTTCCATTACAACCACATAGAAGACAACAAACTTATAATCACAATGAGGACATGAGAAGAAGGGGCTACAACCCCACAAGAATCAGAGAGATTTTCCAGCATTCACCTTCAAGGTCAACATCAACACAGCAAACAAACACTCGAGTTCCACAATCGGTAGAAAATTCCAAATCGACTTTATTAAGCAAGTTAAGGAAAGTAGTGTACGACCCTACACCAAAGCGTTTAGCTAGAAAAGTGAGCTTATATTATAGAGGCAATGCTGCAAATGATTTGAAAGAGAGTGTTAAAGAAAAGACGGAAGATGGTATGAGATGTGCTATTTGCTTGGAGGATTTTGAGGCCAAAGAAGAGGTGATGCTTACTCCATGCAACCACATGTTTCATGAGGATTGTATAGTAACTTGGTTAACAAGTAAAGGTCAGTGTCCGGTTTGTAggtttgtgatttttgaagGAGCAAAGGAAAAAACATCTCCCTTTAACAGGAATGACATTACCAATTTGGAACCCGATGGCGTGATCTCTGCAGAGCTTTTGTCAGTTTTGAGGGCCATGGAAGAAGCTTTTCATTTAGAGAGTGTGAATTACTGA
- the LOC11443901 gene encoding putative F-box/FBD/LRR-repeat protein At4g13965, which translates to MSQRLRMDDDYTPINDLPDTYLHQILSFVSIKDVAIITMLSKRWYSVFLSQPILNLDDSHFRDPSTRTSNFPSLVLNTKTLTFLKLKSVTILRDPDVDLPLLKVLHLESVTFGRPVYLSKILLACPIIHDLVTKDLALTRLIRTLSGSRPIDTSLSKLVRANISGLHIYFDQLHNVEHLRLHMTWRYNISAIFHNLTYLDLTFDLPPLLRETRKAKWIWLLNLLYKFPKLQTLIIDEVDTYNNDVAGEWEDREKQIVPDCLLYHLTTCSLRSIRSINCELQFAKYIMQNSGVLTTMKIQFAKSAETASKHQMFNELSSLCPARKCQLLFINLNDN; encoded by the exons ATGTCACAGCGGCTGCGTATGGATGATGATTACACACCGATCAATGATCTACCAGACACATATCTTCATCAGATTCTCTCATTTGTCTCGATAAAAGACGTCGCCATCATAACCATGCTCTCAAAGAGGTGGTATTCAGTTTTCCTCTCACAACCCATCCTCAATTTGGATGACAGCCACTTTCGAGATCCTTCCACC AGGACTTCAAATTTCCCTTCTTTGGTTCTAAATACCAAAACCTTGACATTCCTCAAATTGAAGAGCGTAACAATCTTACGAGATCCAGATGTTGATCTCCCGTTACTCAAAGTCCTTCACTTGGAATCTGTTACTTTCGGACGTCCTGTTTACCTCAGCAAAATTCTACTTGCCTGTCCCATTATACACGATTTGGTAACAAAGGATTTAGCACTAACGAGACTTATTCGTACTCTGTCGGGTAGTAGACCTATCGATACAAGCTTATCCAAATTGGTTAGAGCTAACATTTCTGGTTTGCATATTTATTTTGATCAGCTTCATAATGTGGAGCATCTGCGCCTACATATG ACTTGGCGATATAATATATCTGCCATCTTTCACAATTTAACCTACCTCGACCTTACATTTGACCTCCCTCCTCTACTGCGGGAGACCAGGAAGGCCAAGTGGATCTGGCTGTTAAACCTGCTTTATAAGTTTCCCAAGCTTCAAACTCTTATCATTGATGAG GTTGATACTTACAACAATGATGTTGCTGGAGAATGGGAGGACCGAGAAAAACAAATTGTACCAGATTGTCTTTTATATCATCTTACAACATGCTCACTTAGAAGCATAAGAAGCATAAACTGTGAGCTTCAGTTTGCAAAATATATCATGCAGAACTCAGGAGTATTGACAACTATGAAGATTCAGTTTGCCAAATCTGCAGAGACCGCTTCAAAGCACCAAATGTTCAATGAACTATCTTCTTTGTGCCCAGCCCGCAAATgtcaacttttatttattaatttgaatgatAATTGA
- the LOC11446278 gene encoding uncharacterized protein, with the protein MSRNMNNFTPLPRLRRTDSRAYDAPPHTSNNPHEFNEVPVFFRSITLLEPMMRGRSTPLVGSQKNSYRTSQDTIFSSTTPQTYNHNEDMRRRGFNPTRQREDRSSDINSFLGPFQSVWEGRVILIVRRERTVKLTRSHPLLQWDSHYGSSFYLTNLFGFPLPSPY; encoded by the exons ATGAGCCGAAACATGAACAATTTTACGCCTTTGCCGCGGCTCCGGAGAACAGATTCTAGAGCCTATGATGCTCCTCCTCACACTTCCAATAATCCTCATGAATTCAATGAAGTTCCTGTGTTTTTCAGATCTATCACTCTTCTAGAGCCAAT GATGAGAGGAAGATCCACTCCACTTGTGGGAAGTCAGAAGAACTCCTACAGAACATCACAGGATACCATA TTTTCCAGTACAACCCCACAAACTTATAATCACAATGAGGATATGAGAAGAAGGGGTTTCAACCCCACAAGACAGAGAGAGGACCGTTCCTCAGACATCAACTCCTTTCTAGGACCGTTCCAAAGTGTCTGGGAAGGTAGAGTCATTCTAATTGTGAGGAGGGAGAGAACCGTGAAATTGACACGGTCTCATCCCTTACTCCAATGGGATTCACACTATGGGAGTTCCTTTTACTTGACCAACTTATTTGGATTTCCATTACCATCCCCCTATTGA